Proteins from a genomic interval of Meiothermus sp.:
- a CDS encoding metallophosphoesterase family protein — translation MHYVVGDIHGCLQPLVRLLQREGFLGEGLEWTGGQSQLWFLGDYTDRGPDGVGVIELLMRLELEASAAGGAVHALLGNHDLMLLAAHHFTDTEIPSFKRQGQSVTFHQIWKQVGGQARDLERLNEAHIEWLSNRPALARVENTLLMHADSLFYLEWGDSLEQINRSLRDILHSDRVETWDHLAEQFASRFAFLEGGTALTEEFLGQLGGHRLVHGHTPIYSLIGYPPQRVFYPLEYNDGLCFNVDHALWRGGPGFTFHLGP, via the coding sequence GTGCATTACGTCGTCGGCGACATCCACGGCTGCCTTCAACCCCTCGTCCGGCTCCTGCAGCGCGAGGGCTTTTTGGGTGAGGGGCTCGAGTGGACCGGGGGCCAATCCCAGCTCTGGTTCCTGGGCGACTACACCGACCGCGGCCCCGATGGGGTGGGGGTGATCGAGCTTTTGATGCGCCTGGAGCTCGAGGCTTCCGCCGCTGGGGGCGCTGTGCATGCCCTCCTGGGCAACCACGACCTCATGCTGCTGGCCGCACATCACTTTACCGATACCGAGATTCCCAGCTTCAAGCGCCAGGGCCAAAGCGTGACTTTTCACCAAATCTGGAAACAGGTCGGCGGCCAGGCCCGGGATCTCGAGCGCCTGAACGAGGCCCACATCGAGTGGCTCTCCAACCGCCCCGCCCTGGCCCGGGTCGAGAATACGCTGCTGATGCACGCCGACAGTTTGTTTTATCTGGAATGGGGCGACAGCCTGGAGCAGATTAACCGCAGCCTGCGCGACATCCTGCACTCGGACAGGGTTGAAACATGGGATCACCTGGCCGAGCAGTTCGCCAGCCGGTTTGCTTTCCTCGAGGGGGGCACCGCCCTGACCGAGGAATTTCTGGGGCAACTGGGCGGCCACCGGCTGGTACACGGCCACACCCCTATCTACAGCCTGATTGGCTACCCGCCCCAGAGGGTGTTCTACCCGCTGGAGTACAACGATGGCCTGTGCTTCAACGTGGATCACGCCCTGTGGCGCGGTGGGCCGGGGTTTACATTCCACCTGGGCCCCTAG
- a CDS encoding C45 family peptidase, giving the protein MLPYLQLSGPPYEQGHQQGTAWAGQIAHNLELYFRRFEVECRLSPSEARERGARYFQAIRAQSPAYAQGIEGIAAGSGQPLVDIATLNVRYEIVYYQFAQDTPPVYLPHEAPNGCTAFALMPAHSADGHLWLGQNWDWMEGVQGALQHVTEPDGTRILAFTEAGIFGGKIGLNSHGLGLCINGLVSVGDNWAGLGKPFHLRTYEVLRQKNLEAAQAVVLEEPRTASGNFLLGQGAQAVDIEVSPQGVCRWQDERQLVHANHYLAPERYGIEVPPIEWLDRSHHRAERLALRLGEVEKPGLEDFKAALSDRDGAPYAVCRTASPEEYALGEPYRTIVSVIMNLGTKELWISDGPPHENPYVRYQV; this is encoded by the coding sequence ATGCTACCTTATCTGCAACTCTCCGGCCCGCCCTACGAGCAAGGCCATCAGCAAGGAACCGCCTGGGCCGGGCAAATCGCCCACAACCTCGAGCTCTACTTTCGCCGCTTCGAGGTGGAGTGCAGGCTCTCCCCCAGCGAGGCCCGTGAACGGGGGGCTCGCTACTTCCAGGCCATCCGGGCACAAAGCCCAGCCTACGCACAGGGCATCGAGGGCATCGCCGCGGGGTCGGGGCAACCCCTGGTAGATATCGCCACCCTCAACGTGCGCTACGAGATCGTCTACTACCAGTTCGCCCAGGACACCCCCCCGGTCTACCTGCCCCACGAGGCCCCCAACGGCTGCACCGCCTTTGCCCTGATGCCCGCCCACAGCGCCGACGGCCACCTGTGGCTGGGCCAGAACTGGGACTGGATGGAAGGGGTACAGGGGGCCCTGCAGCACGTCACCGAGCCCGACGGAACCCGCATCCTGGCCTTTACCGAGGCCGGAATTTTCGGCGGCAAGATCGGGCTCAACTCCCACGGTCTGGGCCTGTGCATCAACGGGCTGGTCTCGGTAGGCGACAACTGGGCCGGGCTGGGCAAGCCCTTCCACCTGCGCACCTACGAGGTGTTGCGGCAGAAAAACCTCGAGGCTGCCCAGGCCGTGGTGCTGGAAGAACCCCGCACCGCCTCGGGCAATTTCCTGCTGGGGCAGGGGGCCCAGGCTGTGGATATCGAGGTCTCCCCCCAGGGCGTCTGCCGCTGGCAGGACGAGCGCCAGCTGGTGCACGCCAACCACTACCTGGCCCCCGAGCGCTACGGCATCGAGGTGCCGCCCATCGAGTGGCTCGACCGCTCGCACCACCGGGCCGAGCGCCTGGCCCTGCGGCTGGGCGAGGTGGAAAAACCCGGCCTGGAAGACTTCAAAGCGGCCCTGTCCGACCGGGATGGCGCTCCTTATGCGGTCTGCCGCACCGCCAGCCCGGAGGAATACGCGCTGGGCGAGCCCTACCGCACCATCGTTTCGGTGATTATGAACCTGGGAACAAAGGAGCTCTGGATCTCCGACGGGCCCCCGCACGAGAACCCCTATGTGCGCTACCAGGTTTGA
- a CDS encoding 8-oxo-dGTP diphosphatase, protein MPYTPILATLGFVLSPDRQEVLLVHRNARPQDPAYGKYNGLGGKLEPHEDVAAGMRREILEESGLTALQLNLRGTISWPGFGRQGEDWFGFIFLITEWTGSPHTANGEGELHWVPIQKILRQELPMWPGDRYFLPLVFDADPRPFHGVMPYRRGQVLSWSFSR, encoded by the coding sequence ATGCCCTATACCCCCATCCTGGCTACCCTGGGCTTCGTTCTGTCGCCAGACAGACAGGAGGTGTTGTTGGTGCACCGCAACGCCCGGCCTCAGGATCCGGCCTATGGCAAATACAACGGCCTGGGCGGCAAGCTCGAGCCCCACGAAGACGTAGCGGCAGGCATGCGGCGGGAAATCCTGGAAGAATCCGGCCTCACCGCACTGCAACTCAACCTGCGCGGCACCATTTCCTGGCCGGGGTTTGGCCGGCAGGGCGAGGACTGGTTCGGCTTCATTTTTCTGATTACGGAGTGGACAGGCAGCCCCCATACAGCCAACGGCGAAGGCGAGCTGCACTGGGTACCCATCCAAAAAATTCTGCGCCAGGAGCTGCCCATGTGGCCGGGCGACCGGTACTTCTTGCCGCTGGTTTTCGATGCCGATCCACGGCCTTTTCATGGAGTGATGCCCTACCGCAGGGGCCAGGTGCTCTCCTGGTCGTTTAGCCGCTAG
- a CDS encoding GNAT family N-acetyltransferase, with protein sequence MNKLNIRPFEERDYPAIAEVYIAAWPDQAHSEASLREHDHHAPEVKWGRFIAEQGGEVVGVGEYTQFEGMYHPQKFGVWVTVKPAFRSRGIGKALYQQVMEALKPHDPISILSSTREDQPQAIAWLEKLGFVEKMKYWESRLDVQNFDFAPWAGKIEAVEAAGFQLRSLKELEADPQHRQKLYDLWLEARLDVPRPDALSEVRFEDYCKWVFESNYYLPEGHFVAIDKTTGQYVALSTLWKTDGDYLQTGLTGTRRAYRRKGLALALKLKGIQLAQTMGIREIRTGNESNNRAMLAINEALGFVKQPIWTDYVLALGEETSSPAEQELS encoded by the coding sequence ATGAATAAACTAAACATCAGACCCTTTGAAGAGCGCGACTACCCGGCCATCGCCGAGGTGTATATAGCAGCCTGGCCCGACCAGGCCCACAGCGAGGCCAGCCTGCGCGAGCACGACCACCACGCGCCCGAGGTCAAGTGGGGCCGTTTTATAGCCGAGCAGGGCGGAGAAGTGGTGGGTGTGGGCGAGTACACCCAGTTTGAGGGCATGTACCACCCGCAGAAGTTTGGGGTCTGGGTGACGGTGAAGCCAGCTTTCCGTAGCCGGGGGATTGGCAAAGCCCTGTACCAGCAGGTGATGGAGGCCCTAAAGCCCCACGATCCCATCTCGATTCTGAGCAGCACCCGCGAAGACCAGCCCCAGGCCATAGCCTGGCTCGAAAAGCTGGGTTTCGTGGAGAAGATGAAGTACTGGGAGTCGCGCCTTGATGTGCAGAACTTCGACTTCGCTCCCTGGGCCGGCAAAATAGAGGCGGTGGAGGCCGCCGGTTTCCAGCTCAGAAGCCTGAAGGAGCTGGAGGCCGACCCCCAGCACCGGCAGAAGCTCTACGACCTCTGGCTCGAGGCCCGCTTAGATGTACCCCGTCCGGATGCCCTGAGCGAGGTGCGCTTCGAGGACTACTGCAAGTGGGTGTTTGAGAGCAACTACTACCTGCCCGAAGGCCATTTTGTGGCTATAGACAAAACCACCGGCCAGTACGTGGCCCTGAGCACCCTCTGGAAAACCGACGGCGACTATCTGCAAACCGGCCTCACCGGCACCCGCCGGGCCTACCGCCGTAAGGGCCTGGCCCTGGCCCTCAAGCTCAAAGGCATACAGCTCGCTCAAACCATGGGCATCCGCGAGATTCGCACCGGCAACGAGTCGAACAATCGGGCCATGCTTGCCATCAACGAGGCCCTGGGCTTTGTGAAGCAGCCCATCTGGACGGACTATGTGCTGGCGCTTGGGGAAGAGACCTCGAGCCCCGCCGAACAGGAGTTATCATGA
- a CDS encoding GNAT family N-acetyltransferase, which yields MTFDSRPYRPADLEPLTAFVIECWRRTPTPSELMCPGDFVWGVLQNASYKPEEGIRIWEQGGAVVGFVLQKRAKFDLYMAPWLSPEERSELLRAMVTHAETHALRLDPTARVSTSAARSNLETIQTLQALGYAQSPFMMYFLERPLDKDIPPPRLPEGFVVRHLEPHEMGERVDIHLEVWHPSRFSMQSYLNIRSAPLYRPDLDLVTVGPEGRFASYCIIWYDPVNRIGEFEPVGTRPTFEGRGLGRAVLTEGFRRLKALGAKTACVACEPDTLEFYQSAGFTEVNQWLDFSKTL from the coding sequence ATGACCTTCGACTCGAGACCTTACAGGCCTGCCGACTTAGAGCCGCTGACCGCCTTCGTGATCGAGTGCTGGCGCCGCACCCCCACACCCAGCGAGCTTATGTGCCCCGGCGACTTTGTCTGGGGCGTGCTTCAAAATGCCAGCTACAAACCCGAGGAGGGGATTCGCATTTGGGAACAGGGCGGCGCGGTGGTGGGCTTCGTGCTCCAGAAACGAGCCAAGTTCGACCTCTACATGGCCCCGTGGCTCTCGCCGGAGGAACGGTCAGAGTTGCTTCGAGCGATGGTCACCCACGCCGAGACACACGCCCTTCGTCTCGACCCCACGGCTAGGGTCAGCACCAGCGCGGCCCGCAGCAACCTCGAGACCATCCAGACCCTACAAGCCCTCGGGTACGCCCAGAGCCCCTTCATGATGTACTTCCTCGAGCGCCCGCTGGACAAGGACATCCCCCCACCCAGGCTGCCCGAGGGCTTCGTGGTGCGCCACCTCGAGCCACATGAAATGGGGGAGCGGGTGGACATCCACCTCGAGGTCTGGCACCCTTCGCGGTTTTCCATGCAGAGTTACCTCAACATCCGCTCCGCCCCCCTCTACCGCCCCGACTTGGATCTGGTGACGGTCGGCCCCGAAGGCCGATTCGCCTCGTACTGCATCATCTGGTACGACCCGGTTAATAGGATCGGAGAGTTCGAGCCGGTGGGCACCCGCCCGACCTTCGAGGGCAGGGGCTTGGGGCGGGCGGTGCTGACCGAAGGTTTCCGCCGCCTGAAGGCGCTGGGGGCAAAGACCGCTTGCGTCGCCTGCGAGCCAGATACTTTAGAGTTCTACCAGTCCGCCGGATTCACCGAGGTCAACCAATGGCTAGACTTCAGCAAGACGCTTTGA
- a CDS encoding GNAT family N-acetyltransferase produces the protein MKLKSLGLRTELMLRSFESHIEVKPSYIVVRTPQNPTYRWGNYLIFQAPPEPGDLQRWKQIFHDELGSLNHFVFTWDFVNGEQGAAQEFLEAGFWLEQTVVLTTQKVHPPRTLNTHCQCRAFHSDTDWAQWLEMALIQNAALPAEEREGEGYEIFLKHKAAEYRRMIAAGWGNWFGAFVGGKLAASMGLFAKDGLGRFQSVDTHPDFRRQGLAGTLLYHVAQYGFGELGAKDLVILADLHYFAKDLYTSVGFRPTEHLVALEWALA, from the coding sequence ATGAAGCTAAAATCACTGGGCCTCCGCACCGAGCTGATGCTGCGTAGCTTCGAGAGCCATATCGAAGTCAAGCCCAGCTACATCGTGGTGCGCACTCCGCAAAACCCCACCTACCGCTGGGGCAACTACCTGATTTTCCAAGCGCCGCCCGAACCCGGCGATTTGCAACGCTGGAAGCAGATTTTTCACGATGAGTTGGGCTCGCTGAACCACTTTGTGTTTACCTGGGATTTTGTGAACGGTGAGCAAGGGGCAGCGCAGGAATTCCTCGAGGCGGGTTTCTGGTTGGAACAAACCGTGGTACTAACAACGCAGAAGGTTCATCCCCCCCGCACCCTAAACACCCATTGCCAGTGCCGCGCCTTCCATTCGGACACCGACTGGGCGCAGTGGCTGGAAATGGCGCTGATCCAAAACGCCGCCCTGCCTGCCGAAGAACGTGAGGGCGAAGGGTATGAAATCTTTCTGAAGCACAAAGCTGCCGAGTACCGACGCATGATTGCCGCAGGTTGGGGAAACTGGTTCGGGGCGTTTGTGGGTGGGAAACTGGCAGCTTCGATGGGGTTATTTGCCAAAGACGGGCTGGGGCGTTTTCAGAGCGTGGACACCCATCCCGACTTTCGCCGCCAGGGGCTGGCTGGAACCCTGCTATACCACGTTGCCCAATACGGCTTTGGTGAGCTGGGTGCAAAGGACTTGGTGATCCTGGCCGACCTGCACTACTTCGCCAAAGACCTCTACACCTCGGTGGGGTTCCGACCCACCGAACATCTGGTCGCCCTCGAGTGGGCCTTGGCATAA
- a CDS encoding chromate transporter, whose product MAVGETLEVFLAFLRFGVLSFGGGMANLPEMARVIIGNGWVTRQEFADGFALGQFVPGPNMLAVLFYGLSAAGLGGALAAALGMFLPGAVGAMWLVWGWAWMSRAQWSRALRKALVPISMGLSASMVLVLVQLSVDSLFWGLGVLLACYLIYRGVSVVIVIAGGGLLGLLTGLL is encoded by the coding sequence ATGGCCGTGGGTGAAACCCTCGAGGTCTTCCTGGCCTTCCTGCGCTTTGGGGTGCTTAGTTTTGGCGGAGGCATGGCCAACCTGCCCGAGATGGCCCGCGTCATCATCGGCAACGGCTGGGTAACCCGGCAGGAGTTTGCCGATGGTTTTGCTCTGGGGCAGTTTGTACCGGGGCCCAATATGCTGGCGGTGCTGTTCTACGGCCTGAGCGCGGCGGGGCTGGGCGGGGCCCTGGCCGCGGCCCTGGGCATGTTTTTGCCCGGCGCGGTGGGGGCCATGTGGCTGGTGTGGGGCTGGGCCTGGATGTCCAGAGCCCAGTGGAGCCGGGCCCTGCGCAAGGCGCTGGTGCCCATCAGCATGGGCCTGAGCGCCAGCATGGTTCTGGTGCTGGTTCAGCTCAGCGTGGACTCGCTCTTCTGGGGCCTGGGGGTGCTCCTGGCCTGTTACCTGATTTACCGCGGTGTGAGTGTGGTAATCGTAATTGCTGGAGGGGGGCTGTTGGGGCTGCTGACGGGGCTTTTGTAA
- a CDS encoding GNAT family N-acetyltransferase: protein MNIRPFDFSEADYQAYATVRQAAHPESPLDLAGLQHLDRTRAPSDVLARFVVEQAGEAVGVLEYATPYYDPKPGVLEVVYYLHPYHQVLEGPLWQFLQGHIAPHQPQELQATVREDWPQYRFLTAQGFVEVERRWVSVLDLAHFDPSALARPLPPGITIQSLSALPWQEEAFQRDLYALEIELLGDVPTAEPITPWPFEVWQERSLKDPNLLPEGFFVALEGAHLVGVSMLFKSHRPQTLQTGLTGVRKSHRRQGLALALKLRAAEFARAYGARYIRTSNHQSNRPMLAINEALGFVKEPATVLLRLSPVPQKPGQSGSQ, encoded by the coding sequence ATGAACATCCGTCCCTTCGACTTTTCCGAGGCCGACTACCAGGCCTATGCCACCGTTCGCCAGGCGGCCCACCCCGAAAGCCCGCTAGACCTAGCCGGGCTGCAACACCTGGATCGTACTCGAGCCCCAAGCGATGTGCTGGCGCGCTTTGTGGTCGAGCAAGCGGGGGAGGCTGTGGGGGTGCTGGAGTACGCCACCCCCTACTACGACCCCAAGCCGGGGGTGCTCGAGGTGGTCTACTACCTGCACCCCTACCACCAAGTTCTGGAAGGGCCCTTATGGCAGTTCTTGCAGGGGCACATCGCCCCACACCAGCCCCAAGAGCTACAGGCCACCGTGCGGGAAGACTGGCCCCAGTACCGCTTTCTAACCGCCCAGGGCTTTGTCGAGGTGGAGCGCCGCTGGGTATCGGTGCTCGACCTGGCCCATTTCGACCCCAGTGCCCTTGCACGCCCCCTACCGCCGGGTATTACCATCCAGTCCCTCAGCGCCCTGCCCTGGCAGGAGGAGGCTTTTCAGCGCGACCTGTACGCGCTGGAAATCGAGCTGCTGGGCGATGTACCCACCGCCGAGCCCATCACTCCCTGGCCTTTTGAGGTCTGGCAGGAGCGCAGCCTCAAAGACCCCAACCTGCTGCCCGAGGGGTTCTTCGTGGCCCTCGAGGGTGCGCATCTGGTAGGGGTGAGCATGCTCTTCAAGTCCCACCGCCCCCAGACCCTGCAAACCGGCCTCACCGGGGTGCGCAAAAGCCACCGCCGCCAGGGCCTGGCGCTGGCCCTCAAGCTGCGGGCAGCGGAATTTGCCCGGGCCTACGGAGCCCGGTACATCCGCACCTCCAACCATCAGAGCAACCGCCCCATGCTGGCCATCAACGAGGCCCTGGGGTTTGTGAAGGAGCCGGCCACGGTGTTGCTGCGTCTCAGTCCCGTACCCCAAAAACCCGGCCAATCAGGTAGTCAATGA
- a CDS encoding chromate transporter — protein MKVPRSRLFLAFVQVGLVAFGGGGQAQIYQSIVLKHRWMDEREFLETTALCRILPGPVFANTAAHIGTRLGGVVGGMLALLGVLTPGALLMLLLSFAYFRFGAVPGSLAESALNGVAAAAIGLILATMLRQAPIALDSLKAVGLALVVFVTYGLLHWQLLLVLLLTVPVGMGLYWQEAAQKPSEPAQSRPSHEMGADGRG, from the coding sequence GTGAAGGTGCCGCGCAGCCGACTTTTTCTGGCTTTTGTGCAGGTGGGTTTGGTGGCTTTTGGCGGGGGTGGACAGGCCCAGATTTATCAGAGCATTGTGCTGAAGCACCGCTGGATGGACGAGCGGGAGTTTTTGGAGACCACCGCGCTGTGCCGCATCCTGCCGGGGCCGGTGTTCGCCAACACCGCCGCCCACATCGGGACGCGGCTGGGTGGGGTGGTGGGTGGAATGCTAGCCCTGTTGGGAGTACTGACCCCTGGGGCTCTGCTGATGCTGCTTTTGAGCTTTGCCTATTTTCGCTTTGGAGCGGTGCCCGGCTCACTGGCCGAGAGCGCCCTCAACGGGGTGGCGGCGGCGGCCATCGGCCTCATTCTGGCCACCATGCTGCGCCAGGCCCCCATCGCCCTAGACTCCCTCAAGGCCGTGGGGCTGGCGCTGGTGGTATTTGTGACCTATGGCCTGCTGCACTGGCAATTGCTGCTGGTGCTGCTGCTCACGGTTCCGGTGGGAATGGGGTTGTACTGGCAAGAAGCCGCGCAAAAGCCTTCGGAGCCCGCCCAAAGTCGGCCAAGCCACGAGATGGGGGCCGATGGCCGTGGGTGA
- the nrdR gene encoding transcriptional regulator NrdR, translated as MNCPFCGHPDSRVLDSRPSDEGSVIRRRRECPACKRRFTTYERAQVEPLLVIKRSGRKETFDPNKLLRGLSLAAQKRPIDPEVLQEFAFGFEDTVKEMEITSEEIGLRSLAFLKELDPVAYIRFASVYREFDSLENFIEEVRKLDRKPGKGKKAQKTEEETPDLADEAKLGTV; from the coding sequence ATGAACTGCCCCTTCTGTGGACATCCCGATAGCCGCGTGCTGGACTCCCGTCCTTCGGACGAGGGCTCGGTGATTCGACGTCGCCGGGAGTGCCCGGCCTGTAAGCGTCGCTTTACCACCTACGAGCGGGCCCAGGTGGAGCCACTCCTGGTTATCAAGCGCTCGGGACGCAAGGAAACCTTTGACCCCAACAAACTATTGCGGGGCTTGAGCCTAGCGGCCCAGAAGCGTCCCATTGACCCGGAGGTGCTGCAGGAGTTTGCTTTTGGCTTTGAAGATACCGTCAAAGAGATGGAAATTACCTCTGAAGAGATCGGGCTGCGCTCGCTGGCTTTCTTGAAGGAACTCGATCCGGTGGCCTACATTCGCTTCGCTTCGGTCTACCGCGAATTCGATAGTCTGGAAAACTTTATCGAGGAAGTGCGTAAGCTCGATCGTAAGCCCGGCAAAGGTAAAAAGGCCCAAAAGACGGAAGAAGAAACGCCCGATCTGGCCGACGAGGCCAAACTGGGAACGGTTTAG
- a CDS encoding SDR family NAD(P)-dependent oxidoreductase, producing the protein MVEFSRDLLGLEQRIVMVTGAGRGFGRSIARSYARNGATVITVDPDVEMATAIASEVEQFGAPAIPIRGDMSVVLDVMNTFEKIEELFGMLDGIVHVTSAESKTPFVELLEAEWYDLLNADVKSSLYVLQQGLRYLSGGGFVTLVLPPLQREQPHVAAIRGAVSGLIEGATRIFPTNVRVNGVIPSRDPVGEEHDRSLVRVAVALGSMVSEGVRGQLLEVLLPEPPHQPEIYDLLRELP; encoded by the coding sequence ATGGTCGAATTTTCACGAGATTTGTTGGGTTTGGAGCAGCGCATCGTCATGGTGACAGGCGCCGGGCGTGGTTTTGGGCGCTCTATCGCCCGTTCCTATGCCCGCAACGGGGCTACGGTTATTACGGTTGACCCCGACGTAGAAATGGCTACCGCCATTGCTTCGGAGGTTGAGCAGTTTGGTGCGCCGGCCATCCCCATCCGGGGGGATATGTCGGTGGTGCTGGATGTGATGAACACCTTCGAGAAAATCGAGGAGCTATTCGGAATGCTCGATGGAATTGTGCACGTAACCAGCGCCGAGAGTAAAACCCCCTTTGTCGAGCTATTAGAGGCTGAGTGGTACGACCTACTCAACGCCGATGTAAAGTCGAGCCTGTACGTATTGCAGCAGGGTTTGCGCTACTTGAGTGGAGGCGGATTTGTCACCCTGGTACTTCCGCCCTTGCAGCGTGAACAGCCCCATGTAGCTGCCATTCGCGGTGCGGTAAGCGGTCTGATAGAAGGCGCAACCCGCATATTCCCCACCAACGTGCGGGTTAATGGGGTCATCCCTAGTCGCGACCCTGTGGGGGAAGAGCACGACCGCTCCCTGGTGCGGGTAGCGGTAGCCCTTGGTTCAATGGTCTCAGAGGGGGTGCGGGGCCAGCTCCTGGAGGTTCTTCTGCCTGAGCCGCCGCACCAGCCGGAAATCTACGACCTGCTGAGGGAGCTGCCGTGA
- a CDS encoding GNAT family N-acetyltransferase, with product MSFSIRPFTPADYPELAQIRNANWPDNPVLPETLEANDKRLKPGLVMQRLIAERDGVMLGNALFFHMEWMYHPQKFYVGLTVDPAHQRKGIGTALYQKMMEELQPYDPIKLVASTRADKPAALRFAEKRGFIEEFRAWESKLELAKFDPAQWAKDVEKVLAQGYQIKTLAELEDDPDYERKMYELDHAGSFDVPLPPGESFTFPDMERYWENVRSNPDFRPELWFLAVKDGEYAGVSMLFHRPADNDLNTGFTTVKRAHRHKGVALALKVAALTHAKNLGKTAVRTENAQTNRSMLGINEALGFEKMPAWIDLVKVLRKEN from the coding sequence ATGAGCTTTTCGATTCGACCCTTCACGCCCGCCGACTACCCCGAGCTGGCCCAGATTCGCAACGCCAACTGGCCCGACAACCCAGTGCTGCCCGAGACCCTCGAGGCCAATGACAAGCGCCTGAAGCCGGGGCTGGTGATGCAGCGTTTGATTGCTGAGCGCGATGGAGTGATGCTGGGTAACGCACTCTTTTTTCACATGGAGTGGATGTACCATCCGCAGAAGTTTTACGTGGGCCTTACCGTTGACCCTGCACATCAAAGAAAGGGTATCGGCACGGCTTTGTACCAAAAAATGATGGAGGAGTTGCAGCCCTACGACCCCATCAAACTGGTAGCTTCGACCAGAGCTGACAAACCCGCAGCCCTTAGATTCGCCGAGAAACGTGGTTTTATCGAGGAGTTCAGGGCCTGGGAGTCGAAGCTCGAGCTGGCCAAGTTCGACCCCGCGCAGTGGGCCAAGGACGTTGAAAAAGTGCTGGCTCAGGGCTACCAAATCAAGACCCTGGCTGAACTCGAGGATGATCCCGACTACGAGCGCAAAATGTATGAGCTAGATCACGCGGGCAGTTTTGATGTGCCGCTGCCACCCGGCGAGAGCTTCACCTTTCCTGACATGGAACGCTACTGGGAGAACGTCCGTTCCAACCCAGACTTCCGCCCTGAGCTGTGGTTCCTGGCGGTGAAGGACGGCGAGTACGCAGGCGTCTCGATGCTCTTCCACCGCCCCGCCGACAATGACCTGAATACCGGCTTCACCACAGTAAAGCGGGCGCACCGGCACAAGGGCGTCGCGCTGGCGCTCAAGGTCGCAGCACTGACCCACGCCAAAAATCTGGGTAAAACCGCAGTCCGCACCGAGAACGCCCAGACCAACCGCTCGATGCTCGGTATTAACGAAGCCCTAGGCTTCGAGAAAATGCCCGCGTGGATTGATTTGGTAAAGGTTCTGCGCAAGGAAAACTAG
- a CDS encoding zinc ribbon domain-containing protein has protein sequence MSDPLAELNRLQERDLELDQIREDQSRIPEELAQARVHLRELEIHLGDLQEQLNEVRLAYSKLDLELQDLKSKREKAKAAQAQATGAKEQTQYGEQIRQLSGLIEDLEGNNKDIVGQIMPLLEQIEKLEAELAQVKAQVEEARPKLQALEAANQERVDALEVQYQTKKVNRDQLAATIPSAIVKEYESIRRARKGTGLAKMTKTGSGYRCTACNVQLPMHVAQQVHQASKVVRCPSCGRILWKGE, from the coding sequence GTGAGTGACCCACTGGCCGAGTTGAACCGCCTGCAAGAACGCGACCTCGAGCTTGACCAGATTCGCGAAGATCAATCCCGCATACCCGAGGAGCTGGCGCAGGCCCGTGTGCACTTGAGGGAATTGGAAATCCACCTGGGCGATTTGCAAGAGCAGTTGAACGAGGTGCGCCTGGCCTACAGCAAGCTCGACCTCGAGCTGCAAGACCTCAAAAGCAAGCGCGAAAAAGCCAAGGCAGCCCAGGCCCAGGCCACCGGGGCTAAAGAGCAGACCCAGTACGGCGAGCAGATTCGCCAGTTGTCGGGCCTGATCGAAGACCTCGAGGGCAACAATAAGGATATCGTCGGTCAGATTATGCCGCTGCTCGAGCAGATCGAAAAGCTAGAGGCGGAACTGGCCCAGGTCAAAGCGCAGGTAGAGGAGGCCAGACCCAAGCTCCAGGCGCTGGAAGCTGCCAACCAGGAGCGGGTGGATGCCCTCGAGGTCCAATACCAGACTAAAAAAGTCAACCGCGACCAGTTGGCAGCTACAATCCCGAGCGCCATCGTAAAGGAGTACGAGTCCATCCGCAGGGCCCGCAAAGGCACCGGCCTGGCTAAAATGACCAAAACCGGCAGCGGCTACCGCTGCACGGCCTGCAATGTGCAGCTTCCCATGCACGTGGCCCAGCAGGTTCACCAGGCCAGCAAGGTGGTGCGCTGCCCTTCCTGTGGGCGCATCCTGTGGAAAGGCGAGTAG
- a CDS encoding DUF4160 domain-containing protein, with amino-acid sequence MITLHRSGQYRFYVNSGYNLEPPYICVKHEGHVAKFSLQPLALQSNNGFSRAELGRIQQAILDARDQLLKHWANVRGTEGEKPSGELLLHEQ; translated from the coding sequence ATGATTACTCTTCACCGTTCGGGACAGTATCGCTTTTATGTCAACTCGGGCTATAACCTCGAGCCCCCCTATATCTGCGTCAAACACGAGGGGCATGTGGCCAAGTTCTCGCTGCAGCCGCTGGCCTTGCAGTCCAACAACGGTTTTTCCCGTGCCGAACTGGGCCGCATCCAGCAGGCCATTCTGGATGCCCGCGACCAGCTGCTCAAACACTGGGCCAACGTCCGGGGCACCGAGGGCGAAAAGCCCAGCGGCGAGCTGCTGCTGCACGAACAGTAG